Below is a genomic region from Microbulbifer sp. ALW1.
CCAGCATGGCACCGGGCGAGGCAATGGAAGGGACTGCCAGGGGAAAGATCGCGGTCTCGTGTCCCTCACGGATGATTTCCACCTCCCTTTCCGGCTTGCCCTCGCCAAAGATCATGGTCAGGGCAAACAGGAACAACACTATGCCGCCGGCCACCTGAAACGCCGACAGCGGAACGCCAATGGCTTCGAGCAGATACTGCCCGAACAGCAGGAAAAACATCAGAATACCGGTGGCCACCGCTACCGCCAGAATCGCAATCTTGCGCCGCTGCCACTCACTGTGGCGGCTGGTAACGGCAATAAAGACCGGCAGTGTGCCCACCGGGTCGATCACCGCAAAGAAAAAGACAAAGCTACTGATCCAATCGTTCAAGTGGTCTCCCGTAAGCCCGTGCTAGT
It encodes:
- a CDS encoding MarC family protein, yielding MNDWISSFVFFFAVIDPVGTLPVFIAVTSRHSEWQRRKIAILAVAVATGILMFFLLFGQYLLEAIGVPLSAFQVAGGIVLFLFALTMIFGEGKPEREVEIIREGHETAIFPLAVPSIASPGAMLAAVVLTDNHRFDPIHQMNTASAMLAVLGIVLLLLLTANWIYRWIGNAGASIVSRIMGLILASVATTNVLVGLQQFFMT